A region of the Chroicocephalus ridibundus chromosome 1, bChrRid1.1, whole genome shotgun sequence genome:
cacccccccaaaaggGGCGCgtccacctcctccttcccacccgcCTTGCCGCCCCCTGCTTCCTTCCACCCTTCCCACCCCGCAGCCCACCCTGTCTcctcctgcccactcctgccccaTTTTCAGCTCCTGGCGACGGCTTCATACCGGGGTGGTCCGGCGGTTGGCTGTGTTGGTGTGGATAGAGTCCTTGTTCTCTTTCTGGATACAGTTGTGAACCTGGAGGAAACTGTTATCCCTGTCGGAGTTGTAGGTGGCGGTGGGGGTGGTGGTTGCCTTCAGCGGGTCCCTGGTCAGGGTGTACATCGAGATCTCTGTTGATGGGAGGGTGTTGAACCCTTTGATCCCGACGGGAGAGGCATCCCTGGAGTGTGAAGGCTCggtggagcgggagctggagcggcTGCGTCTCTGATAGCGGTACCGGTAGCTGGGGATGCGGGTGATGGCGGAGGACTGGAGGTAGTCCGTGGCACGAGCGTTGGCGCGCAGCTGTTTGTGCCGGTCTATGAACATGTGGACGGCCAGCACTCCCACCATCTCGGCTATAATGAAGGACAGGGCCCCAAAGTAGAAGGACCAGCCGTAGGAGTAGCTGTTCTTCTTGGAGTCACTCTTGGAGGGGTCTCCAGCGTTGGCTGATATGTATACGATGATGCCAATTATATTACTCAGACCTGCCAGCCGGCCagcgggggagagagagggagacaggcATCAGGAGTGTCACACATGGTGGCGATGGGGGCCGTGGGGTTGAGCTCCCAGGAGGGCTCCCAGCCACCCATCCCATCCTGGTGGGCAGCTTTCCTTGGGAAACTCAGGCAAGACCCTCCTTGTGTGCCTGCTGCATCCCTGGACTGCAGTCCGGGCTGGTGCCTGAGAGATGCTGGATGGGAAAccctctccctccagcagctcccaagcagcaggaaagcccctgCCTGCAGGGCgctgctgcctgcctctgccaGGCAAGCCGGCAGGGCGGAGAGGCATCTTTGGGAGGCTGCTTTCACCCCGAATAAGTCTCGTCAGGGCTGGGAAACACATGCACTCCTGCTCTGCAGGATGCCCTGGCtgggcagcccccccaccccccggagCCCATCTCTAGGGCGTCAGGTCCTGTGCATCCCTTTACCTGCGGACACGAAGAAGATGCCGGCACTAAGGATGATGTTGTGTCGGGTTTTGTAGAACTCGCTGGCTGCAATGCAGAGTCCACCCATGAAAAGCAGAATCACACTCAGGATCGGGAAGATACTAGAGGCTCTAACAGCCCCTgcggaggagagagggagaggggcagaaagaacagcacaggtgtgagagagaggaaaacaggGCACGGAAACAGCGCCGGGgcgaggggggcaggggggacacaagCACATTTTGTAGGTGGGGGCAAAGGGGAGCGACAGAGGGCAACATGTCGGGGAGGGAGTAATTCAAGGAGGGACAAAGGCGTcgggggacggagggagggagggagagagaaacaagGTGtgtcagaaaaagagagaggtcCGAAGTAGCTCTCCCGTGCCCCGGCTTGCTGTGAAGCCAGTGGCCTAGcgtggggagatggaggggactGAGATGGCATCTTGCCCGTGCTGCCTATCCCCCATCATGCTCTCTTTTCCTCCACTTTTGGGGGGACTATGGGCTGGAGGGGGAGCCCCGGCACCATCCGGCTTCTCCTCCTGCGGGGCGCTGCTGCTCGAGCCCACTCTTCAAAGAGCAGCAACCCAAAtgcttcccacagagctgctcaaTCTCGAATCCTCCCGAAAGGGCACGAGCATCTcaaggagagattttttttttttttttaaagggctgggaaggagctcTTGGTGCCGTGCGCTGCTCTGCGGCTGCAGTGAGGACTGAGAAGTGAAAGCCCCATCCCTGTGCGCCGAAACACGGGGCTTATCCTAGTGATTAAACGACTGGGCTCCTTCCAGAGGGCAGTGATGGGTTCGGATGTGCCAGCTCCCACACACGCACGCTCTCCATCGATCGATACGGGAAGAGCTCAGCCAGCAGAGGGCAATGGCATAGATGCACGTATATGCTCATACGCGCATGCAAAACATACCCCAAAGCTTCTGGGGGGGACTCTCTCATGTTCACGCAGCGAAAGGCCAGGGCTGTGTGTACGCACAGCTGCGCACGCGTTCATGCACACTCACGCTGCTCGTGGGCCGTTCAGTGGGTACCAACAGTCTGCCTGAGTTTGTGTTGCTAATATTCATGTTTTTTAACTAGGAaggccttcccccctcccttcccaagaGAAAATAAGCTGTTAAACTGTGAAATGAAGCCTTGCTTGGTAAAGAAAGGTATCAGATGGGCTGGTGCAATTCTGCTTGTGGAGCAAAGATCTGGAAGCAGGGGGTGAAAGTTAATCCCTCCTTGCCTGCAAGAATGAACCCTACTGAAGCAAGTGCAGGACTTTTTCCTAAGCGGGCAGGAAGgactggaaaggaaggaaaaagtccTTCCTGCTTCAAAGACCCTGTTGGCATCAGGATCCTACCAGGCACAAGCAGTCGGCTCTTCGAGGGGGGCCCTAGCCCACAGCCCGGGCATAGGGAATTCaaaaggcagggagaaacctCTCCTGCTTGCTTTCCAGTTCTGCCTGGCTGTGTTTCAGGGAACAGGATAGTGATAATAACCGTCTTAATAGCTTCTGGAAAGCAAGGCGGGATTTGACAATGTGAAGCTTAAATGGCAGTAAGCAAACATCAAGCAGACATCTGCTGGTTTCTAGAGGGATGCTCGGTCAGTTCCACAGCCTGGCCCTGACCACATCAGTTTTATTTGGGTCTTAATTCTGAAATTCATGTCTGTTGGGAGAAGACAAAGTTGCTGGCTGACCTGGGGAGCTGCGGACGTTATGTGATGAGGGAGGACAGCAGCCTCGTTTGGCCCCTGCTTTCTGCCCCTCAGGAGAACCGTGCCAGCAAGAGAGGGGCAGAAGCTCATCCAGTCTCCCTGAGTCCAGAGCCTTTGGTCTAAAGAGGAGGAGACTCATGATGGTGTTCCGATGCTCCCTCGTATCATCTGCCTACTCTCAATCTTGAGTGTCTTCTAGCAAAGAAACGCAGGGatgcttctgcttcctctctgACAACAGGCGTTTGATTTCAAAAAGCCTAAGATACCTTGTGTGGGTGGCTGGCAGAAATAAAGTCTAAGCCCTTTAGCCAGGCTGTGGACACTGTCCCCCAATCATCCTGGTCCCCTGAATGAGGGAATTGCCCAGCCTGACACCAATAAACAACTTCCTAGCTGTTCTTGCCAGTACCGCCAGGCATTGCCCATGCAGAGTGCCCAGGGACTCTGGTTTGGCAGAAGCCCTGGGAAGAAGCTGTTCAGTGGGGTCCCTCTCCAGTCAGGTCTAAGCCAGCAGAAATCCCACTTCCCTCAGGAGTGACACAAGTAGTCCTTTATTGACTTGTCAAATCCCTCTTTGAACCTGGTTCTTTCTTAAAAAAGGGCTTTACACCTGGGACACCCCCAGGTCCTGATGTTGGGCCAATTTTTGTCTTCAGATCTTGTTTCCCTCTGAGGGAACAGACCCATCCTCCTTGAGATGTTCCCCACCTTCCCCCAACTCTTCTTTCTGAAGTGTAGCTCATGCTGCAAGCAGCTTCCTCGCTCCCAAACAACTGCAAAAGCCGGTTTGCCCTCAGAGGCAGCCACTGTGCCAAACCGGATCAAAACCCACTCTTCAGCTCTGCCGTTCAGGGGCCACGCAGCAATTAAGAGACCGatgctgcagaaaagcatctgaaagaaGCAGTCTCCCTGGGTTATTTACAATTTACAGTGGATGAAGAATTGTTTGAGAAACCAAGAGGAAGCGGCATAAAATCCGCCTCTTTTCACATACAAATGAGCCTCACAGAGCCTAAATTATCTCTCTCATCCCTGCCGCAGGGCTGGGTCTCCACATCTGGCTTGGAGCACGCCCGGATGACAAGGAGCTATTCTGAAAGACTCCCGGCCTTTGGAGAAACTCTGATGCTTAACCTTGGGAGGTCAAAAGCTCTTATCTCAGATTTCTGAAGGGAGAAGATCTCTTCTCGTGATGTCAAAAGGCATTGGGCTtgtggagggagggcaggatAGCAAGGTGGGCACCTAAGAGGAGGAGTGATCCCTGTTCAGCTGTGCTAAAGGAAGAGCAAGCTCCTGTTTCTGGGGCAGGTGGAAATGCTGACTTGTCATCAGGGAGGGATGATGTGGATCTGCCCTGCTGGCCCGGctgccttccctgtccccatgcacAAAGCTGTGCGAGCTTCACCAGCACCTCCCAGGCCGGACTCGGAGCTAAGGTTAGGTTTCCTTATGGAGACACTGTGTGCCTGGGGTACAGCAGCTCTCCTAGAGGCTCTGGGTGAGCACCAGGTCTTTCCTTCGAAGGACTCTGACTGTCCTTATTCCTACTTCCCCTTCCCATCACTAAAATCCCTAAAACCGGCAAAGATCAGATCTGCAGCCTCTGTAGGCAAGTGGTGTTTGGGGAAAGGTGAAGATAGAAATAGGTACTCCTCGGACACAATCTGGCTAATTTCTTAAATCTGATGCAACTGGAGTATCAggtaaggaaataaaaacttcctGTACTttaggaggggacacacacacttgcacacaCTCAACGTGGCCCCAGCTAGCCCAGTCTTGACCTTATGCCCACTCAGCAGCTCTCCAATGGATTTGAATCAAGACTAGATTTATAGTGTAATTAATTGCTCTTAATAAAAAATGCCACTGGTTGTTACTATGAGTTCAAAACTTGCACCGTCTCATGGGCAGGGCCCCAGGGAGGTGAGagtggagctggttttggggggtgGTGTAGCTCTGGGATCACTTCCTCTGGCCCACTGAGCCTCACAGATCCCAGCATCTCCACCACCCTACcttcagaaagcaaaaggcaCCCGACGCTGACACCTACGAGCCATTGCAAGGAGAAGAGCCTGCGGACTTACGGAGGAAATATTCTGCTGTATCGGCTTCATAATCTGCATCCTCAGGGAAGTGATCGATTTGCTTACACAGACCTTTAAAATTCCCTagggaacaagagaaaaaaagaacaaatgagaacACCAAAACCTGCCTTGCAGGAACAGCTGCCCTTTGCGTAGCCCTTTGTGCCcaccctgccttcctcccaggcAGCACGCCCACTCCGGTATGGATGCCCATTAAATGCCGAGGTACTCTCCTCGCACACTTGCACATGTATCCCCCTCTTATTTGCCCAGGAACCTGAGATTTGCCTTCTGGATCCAGCCTGACGCCCACCTAGCCCAGCACTCCTTGTTCTACAGGGGAGAGCACCAGAGGCTTGGGCTGGCAGGTATGACTCCTGCCGCAGAGGGACAGGAGAGCACTGCCCACCTctgagggaggtgggatgggaagcAGAGACAGAGACTGAGTCACGCTGAGAAGCCCGAGTGTCAGGGTCCCTTCCCTCAGCATTGACTGGAGTAACTGTGGGTGTTTGTGCTTCACCCTGGTGTGGCCCTGGTGGATCCCAGCAGTGCTGTGTGCGGCGGGGTGATCAGGTTTGGGTGGAAAAGCGTTTGTCTCTCTCAGCTGTGAATTTGCTGCCTGTTCATTTCATGAGCAGGATATATCCCGTTGTTATGGTGCGGTAAGAGAAGAACAAAAGCTCTTTATCTACTTTTTCCATATGACTGCTTGGTTTTGCATACCTTTATCAGGCCTCCTCTTGTGTCCTCTCATAGACTAAGGCTACAGGAAGCTTGGTGCAAGTGTGTGTATGCAGCTCAGCAGGAAAACGCCCTTTGCACTGGGGGAGTACAATCTTCCATCATAAGTGAGGGAAGCTGGTCACCCTCAGCTTTGTCAGGATTGTTTATGTTCAGGGCCTTCTGCTAGTGCTGGGACAGCCTTTTTCACACACTCCACAATCAGCAAAGCCATCCCAGCAGGAGGCCAATGACATCTTCCCAGACTTTTGTCATCTGGGATGTCTACCGGGCTCTTATTTTCATCATTCATGTCTCTCTCCTCTTGAAATCAGGAATACCACTCCAGAGAAGCACGTCATCACCATGACCACTGGTTCACTAGTATCTCAAAGTATCAGGTTTTTATGCTTCTACAGAGGTGATCGTATGTCGGGCAATTTCATTATACCTCCTGGGGTTCCCCTAAACTTTTTCTCCCACCTTCCATTACATTTCCCCCTGGACTCTTGCATTGTCTGGCCATTAACACAGAACTGGTGGACATACTCTGTCCAGAAAGGAGGAATGCAGTGTCCACATGAGGTACATGGATAAGCATGGCGATCCCATGGGCCCCCTCACCAGACGTCAGCCACCAAAGTGGCTCAGGCTGATTGATCCCTCAGCGGAAGAGTTTGGAGCCTGAGTCTAGAGAGTGACAAATGCTGTGGCAACGTGGGAAAGCCTCCTGCCACCCTGGTCCCAAGCCCAGCCTCTGGA
Encoded here:
- the CACNG2 gene encoding voltage-dependent calcium channel gamma-2 subunit isoform X2 — encoded protein: MTIAVGTDYWLYSRGVCKTKTVSENETSKKNEEVMTHSGLWRTCCLEGNFKGLCKQIDHFPEDADYEADTAEYFLRAVRASSIFPILSVILLFMGGLCIAASEFYKTRHNIILSAGIFFVSAGLSNIIGIIVYISANAGDPSKSDSKKNSYSYGWSFYFGALSFIIAEMVGVLAVHMFIDRHKQLRANARATDYLQSSAITRIPSYRYRYQRRSRSSSRSTEPSHSRDASPVGIKGFNTLPSTEISMYTLTRDPLKATTTPTATYNSDRDNSFLQVHNCIQKENKDSIHTNTANRRTTPV
- the CACNG2 gene encoding voltage-dependent calcium channel gamma-2 subunit isoform X1, which gives rise to MGLFDRGVQMLLTTVGAFAAFSLMTIAVGTDYWLYSRGVCKTKTVSENETSKKNEEVMTHSGLWRTCCLEGNFKGLCKQIDHFPEDADYEADTAEYFLRAVRASSIFPILSVILLFMGGLCIAASEFYKTRHNIILSAGIFFVSAGLSNIIGIIVYISANAGDPSKSDSKKNSYSYGWSFYFGALSFIIAEMVGVLAVHMFIDRHKQLRANARATDYLQSSAITRIPSYRYRYQRRSRSSSRSTEPSHSRDASPVGIKGFNTLPSTEISMYTLTRDPLKATTTPTATYNSDRDNSFLQVHNCIQKENKDSIHTNTANRRTTPV